A single Anopheles maculipalpis chromosome 3RL, idAnoMacuDA_375_x, whole genome shotgun sequence DNA region contains:
- the LOC126561807 gene encoding putative per-hexamer repeat protein 5 — MRLTLTFILLGVLVPLQAKPQLLGGGGGLLGTGVGATSGLLGTGILGSGTTSGLLGTGLGATDGLLGTGLLGTATTSGLLGTGIGATDGLLGTGVLGTATTSGLLGTGIGATDGLLGTGLLGTATTNGLLGTGLGATDGLLGTGVLGTGTTSGLLGTGLGATDGLLGTGLLGTATTSGLLGTGLGTTGGLLGTGLLGSGTATTSGLLGTGIGATDGLLGTGLLAGGGGATTTTVAATTAATTVPTTTTAAPTTTTAAPTTTTAAPTTTTAAPTTTTAAPTTTTAAPTTTTAAPTTTTAAPTTTTAAPTTTVAATTTTVLPITTIIPTTTTAAPTTIAATTTVTSAPTGTVTFNINGSIITISANDQATINAINAILAASSTTVAMTTTTTAAPSSGSTVTFNIGGSILTVNAADTATIAAIIQSLNSAATTTTAAATTTTSTVVPVTTTTTTTTTASPLTTTTAAAAATTTTTVSSNAGTTTAATNGGSISISIIININGQFVLITSNNQSLLTLTQQILQQISTTTATTTTSTQPPAIPVQQTPAPPSNNGGGRGCIRRRHSSEEFGGHHGLRGGFGFGIGIRGPLGGGIQAGLGAGFGRAIPVAGVGAGIRVQGPLGGSIQAGIGAGLGGARAGGCGRSQGGFGAGLRIQGPLGGAVQAGFGAGIRTGGHRHG, encoded by the exons ATGCGACTAACTTTGACATTCATCTTGCTGGGAGTTTTAGTTCCACTACAAGCCAAGCCACAACTGcttggtggtggaggaggattGCTTGGTACTGGTGTCGGAGCGACCAGCGGTTTGCTAGGAACTGGTATTCTAGGCAGTGGAACTACGAGTGGATTACTAGGAACCGGACTTGGAGCTACCGATGGCTTGCTGGGCACTGGATTGCTAGGAACCGCAACTACCAGCGGACTGTTAGGAACGGGCATAGGAGCCACCGATGGCCTTCTTGGCACCGGAGTGCTTGGTACTGCAACCACAAGTGGACTGCTAGGAACGGGAATTGGCGCTACCGATGGCCTACTGGGCACTGGATTGCTAGGAACCGCAACTACCAATGGACTGTTAGGAACGGGTCTAGGAGCCACCGATGGCCTTCTTGGCACCGGAGTGCTTGGTACCGGAACTACCAGTGGGCTTCTTGGAACGGGTCTTGGTGCTACGGACGGTCTTCTTGGCACAGGATTACTCGGAACCGCTACTACAAGCGGATTGTTGGGCACTGGCTTAGGAACTACCGGTGGTCTTCTTGGTACCGGATTGCTAGGTTCTGGAACAGCTACAACCAGTGGATTACTTGGTACAGGAATCGGTGCAACCGATGGTCTTCTTGGTACCGGTCTACTCGCTGGAGGTGGAGgtgctaccaccaccaccgttgctGCTACGACCGCGGCCACAACAGTACCAACTACTACGACGGCAGCCCCAACCACTACCACGGCTGCACCAACCACTACCACAGCTGCACCAACCACTACCACGGCTGCACCAACCACTACCACAGCTGCACCAACCACTACCACAGCTGCACCAACCACTACCACGGCGGCTCCAACCACTACCACAGCTGCACCAACCACTACCACGGCGGCTCCAACCACTACCGTGGCGGCAACCACCACCACGGTTCTACCAATCACAACTATTATTCCAACTACGACTACAGCTGCTCCAACTACCATTGCTGCAACAACCACTGTTACATCCGCTCCTACAGGAACTGTGACATTCAACATTAATGGAA GCATCATCACCATATCTGCCAATGATCAAGCCACTATCAATGCTATCAACGCTATCCTGGCTGCATCATCGACCACCGTTGCAAtgaccaccactaccaccgctGCTCCATCTTCTGGAAGCACAGTAACGTTCAACATTGGCGGAT CGATCCTTACTGTTAATGCTGCTGATACTGCCACAATTGCAGCGATCATTCAAAGTCTTAACAGTGCAGCCacaactactactgctgctgcaacgaCGACGACCTCCACCGTGGTGCCCGTGACAACTACGACGACAACGACCACTACTGCGTCTCCTTTAACTACGACAACTGCAGCGGCCGCAGcgacaaccacaacaacagttTCCTCCAATGCTGGAACAACCACTGCCGCGACTAATGGTGGCTCAATATCCATCTCAATTATAATTAACATTAATGGACAGTTCGTCTTGATCACGTCCAACAACCAAAGCCTCCTGACATTGACACAGCAAATTCTGCAGCAAATATCAACCACCACTGCTACGACAACTACCTCAACCCAGCCGCCAGCTATTCCCGTGCAACAGACGCCCGCACCTCCTTCGAACAATGGTGGCGGTCGTGGCTGCATCAGACGCCGTCACTCGTCGGAGGAATTCGGTGGTCATCATGGATTGCGCGGTGGATTTGGATTTGGTATTGGCATTCGTGGACCACTTGGTGGAGGAATTCAGGCTGGCTTGGGTGCAGGCTTTGGTCGTGCCATCCCAGTCGCTGGTGTTGGTGCCGGTATTCGAGTGCAGGGTCCCCTCGGAGGAAGTATACAGGCCGGAATCGGAGCCGGGCTTGGAGGTGCTCGTGCTGGAGGATGCGGAAGGTCTCAGGGTGGTTTTGGAGCAGGACTGCGTATACAAGGACCTCTGGGAGGCGCAGTGCAAGCTGGTTTCGGTGCTGGTATTCGTACTGGTGGCCACAGACACGGGTAA